GGGTTTGCGCGCCACTTCGCGTATCACTCCGCAAAATCATCCAACTTTCGCGCCGCCCGCGTGTCCTTTTCCCACCACTTTCCGTTAACCGAATGAACCTCCGCCGCCTCGCCCTCGCCTCCACGGCCCTCCTCGTCTCCGCCCTCGGTCTCGCCGCGCAAACCGCCGCTCCCGCGCCGGGCAGCCTCACGGTCGACGAAGCCATCAAGCGCGCGCTCCAGCGCAACTTCACCCTCGAGGCCGGCCGCCTCAGCCCGCAGATCGCGAAGGACCAGATCGACATCGCGCAGAGCACCTACCTGCCGAATTTCTCTTTCTCCACCTCCCGCGGCCTCTCCCGCACCACGCAGGACGGCACCACGCCCGGCACCAAGGTCAAGACCGGCGACACGCGCTTCAGCGTCAGTGAGGTCTTCCAAACCGGCACCACCGCCTCCGTCAGCACCAAGCTCGACCGCACCGAGACCTCCTACTTTTCCGCCGTCAACCCGGCCTACAATTCCGACCTCACCGTCTCCGTCCGCCAGCCGCTCCTCGCCGGCGCCGGCCTCGAAGTGAACCGCGCCCCCATCAAGCGCGCCCAGATCGGCCTCGAACGCGCCAACCTCAACTACGAAGCCAGCGTCCTCGACATCATCCAGCGCACCGAGAACGCCTACTACGCCCTCGCCTACGCCCGCGAGCAGCGCGAGGTCTTCAAGTTCTCCCTCGCCCTCGCCGAGCGCCTGCTCGACGAAGCCAAGACCCGCCGCCAGACCGGCGTCGCCACCGACCTAGATGTCCTCCAAGCCGACGTCGGCGTCGCCAACGCCCGTCGCAGCCTCCTTCTCTCCGAGCAGAACGTGAAGGACTCCGAGGAAGCCCTGCTCGCGCTGATCGGCCAATTCGAACTCGATTCCGTCGTCGGCACCGTCGCCCTCCCCTCCGCCGCGCCGGAGATTCCCACCTTCGCCTCGTCCTACAACGCCGCGAAGCTCCACCAGCCCGACTACATTTCCGCCAAGCTCCTGCTCGACCAACTCCAGCTCGACGCCCGCGTCGCCAAGAGCAACCGCCTCCCCGACGTCAGCGTCGGCGGCGCCGTCGGCTTCAATTCCTACCCGTCCACCCGCAGCTACTCCTCCGCCGTCAGCAGCGCGCTCGATCGCGACAGCAACTCGTGGCAGGTCGACCTCGCCGTCAATCTCCCGTGGGGCCAGAAAGCCGACCGCGCCCGCTACCGCCAGGCCCTCGCCACCGTCACCCAGCAGGAGATCAGCGTCCGCTCGCTCGAGCAGACCATCGAGGTGCAAGTTCGCGCCGCCGTTCGCGCCGTCGAGACCAACACCGAAAGCGTGAAAATCTCCGCGCAGGCCCGCCAGCTGAGCGAGAAGCAATACGAACTCGAGCAAGCGCGCTTCACCGCCGGCCTCTCGACTTCCCGCCGTGTCCTCGAAGCGCAGAACGACCTCGAAACCGCCCGAGTCAACGAACTCCAAGCCAAGGTCGCGCTCCGCAATTCCTACACCGCGCTCTACCGCCTCGAAGGCAGCGCGCTCCAGCGCTACGGCCTGACGCTGCAATGAGGTAGGGGCGGTTGCCCCAACCGCCCTAAAAGCTACGCCGCCTGAAACCAAGCCCCGCACCCCGCGGGGCTTTTTCATTTCCTACTCACTACTCGCTACCCGCTACTCGCTACTCAGTCCCCCTACTCCTTTCGGCCTACCCACTTTCCATTGGCACGCGCCACGCGCGCGGCGATATCCTGCGGGCAAAAACCCCGCATGCACTTCAAGACCATCATCGAGCCTTTCCGCATCAAGGCGGTCGAGCCCATCCGCTTCACCACACGCGAGCAACGCGTCGCCGCTCTCACCGTCGCGGACTACAATCTCTTCAAACTCCGCGCCGAGGACGTCATCATCGATCTGCTCACCGACTCCGGCACCGGCGCCATGTCCGCCGCGCAATGGGCCGGCATGATGCAGGGCGACGAGTCCTACGCCGGCGCGCGCTCGTTTTTCAAATTCGAGTCCGCCGCGCGCGAGATCACCGGCCTCAAGCACATCATCCCCACTCACCAAGGCCGCGCCGCCGAGCGCATCCTGTTCTCCAGCGCCTGCACCAGCGGACAAGTCGTGCCGAACAACACGCACTTTGACACCACGCGCGCCAACCTCGAGGCCCTTGGCGTCCGCGCCGTCGATCTGCGCTGCGCCGAAGCCACGCAGCCGTCGCTCGTCGCGCCGTTCAAAGGCAACATCGACCTCGTCGCCCTCGAGCGCTGCCTCACCGAAAACGCCGGCCGCGTGCCGTTCGCGATGATCACCGTCACGAACAACTCCGGCGGCGGCCAGCCAGTCGCGCTCGCCAACATCCGCGACGCCGCCGCCATCTGCCGCCGCCACGACGTGCCGCTCATCCTCGACTGCTGCCGCTTCGCCGAGAACGCGTGGTTCATCAAACAGCGCGAGCCCGGCCAGCACGACCGCACGCCGCTCGAGATCGCGCGCGAGATGTTCAGCTACGCCGACGGCTGCACCATGTCCGCCAAGAAGGACGGCCTCGTGAACATCGGCGGGTTCCTCGCGCTCAACGACGACGCCCTCGCCGTCAAGTGCCGCAACAATCTCATCCTCACCGAAGGCTTCCCCACCTACGGCGGCCTCGCCGGCTACGACCTCGAAGCGCTCGCCGTCGGCCTGCGCGAAGTGCTCGACGAGGACTACCTGCGTTACCGCATCCGCTCCGTCGAATACCTCGGCGAAAAGCTCACCGCCGCCGGCGTTCCCATCGTCCAGCCCACCGGCGGACACGCCATCTACATCGACGCGAAGGGCATGCTCCCGCACATCCCGCAAAGCGAGTTCCCGGCGTGGGCCTTGTCCTGCGCACTCTACCTCGAAGGCGGCGTGCGCTCCGTCGAGATCGGCTCCGTGATGTTCGGCCGCCAACCCGACGGCACCGAGAAACCGTCGCCGATGGAGCTCGTCCGCCTCGCCTTCCCGCGCCGCGTCTACACGCAGAGCCACGTCGACTATCTCCTCGAAGTCATCCTCCACGTGAACAGCCAGAAGTCCCGCATCCGCGGCGTGAAGATCGTCGAAGCCCCACCGCTCCTCCGCCACTTCACCGCCCGGCTCGCGCCCGTCGGCGGCGCCCTGCTCGCCTGAGGTAGGGCGGGACCGCTGGGCTCGCCGCGAGCCACAGTGGAGCCCCGCTCGCTCCGCCCCTCGCCAAACCCCGCCACATCTTCGCCAACAAACGCCACGCGCCCGCGCTCGACGACGCGCGCCGCCCGCGCCAGCTTTACGCCATGGCAAAACCGTCCGCGCCTTCCACGCCGCCGCCCGCGCAACCGTCGTTCTGGATTCCCTTCCTCATGGTCGGGATCGTCGGCGCGCTGCTCGGTTCCACCGTCACCTACCTCGCGCTGCGCCCCCAACTCGATCGCGCCGCCCGCGCCTCCGCGATGCCCATCGCTGCCAACGCCAGCATGCCCGCCGATATCAATCACGCCCCGCCCGCCGACCTGACCGCCGGCATGCCGCCCGCCCAAGCCGAACGCACGCTCGGCAACTTCTACTACGACCACCAGAACTGGCCCGAAGCCATCCGCCGCTACGAATCGGCCATCAAACAGGGCAGCGATGACGCCGACATCCGCACCGATCTCGGCAACGCCTACCGCTTCTCTGGCCGCCCGCAGGACGCCCTTACGCAATACGAGCTCGCCCAGCGCATGAACCCGCAACACGAGTTCAGCCTCTTCAACCAAGGCGGCCTCTACTTCGAGGATCTAAAGAACACCCCCAAGGCCATCGAGACCTGGACCGCCTACCTCGCGCGTTTCCCGAACGGCACCAACGCCGCCAACGCCCGCAATCTCATCGCCCAAGCCTCCGGCGCCCCGGCGCCCCTGATGCCCGGTGGCACCGGCCCGCTCGGCGCCCCGAGCCAACCCTCATCGCCCGGCCAAAGCCCCAACGATCAGCGCCTGTTCGACCTCATCAACGGCGCGCCCAAGAAGCCCTGAGGGACCTTCGTCGCCGACCGCTGAACGGACGCGGAAATCCGCTCAAACGGGTCACATATTTTTCCTGTTAGACGCAAAACTCCACTGGACGCAGCTGCGGCGCGCGCCTATCACCGCACGCACCTAATCGCCGGACACGACGCGCCCCACGCCTCGCCGTGATATCCACTGCCGTGGCATGGGCCGTGCACCGAACGGCGCACTGCACCAATGAAGCCAAAGTCCCCCCTCCTCGGCAGGCTCCTCCTGCCGGTGTTTCTGTTCATCGCCGCGCTCGGGCTCGTGCCGAGCACGCTCGCCCAAGGCATCGTGTCGTCAGGCATGACGGGCGCCGTCACCGACAAGACCGGCGCACCGCTCGCCGGCGCGACGGTCGTCGCCACGCACGTGCCCACCAACGCCGTGTTCACCGCCACCACGCGCACCAACGGCCATTTCATTTTCCGCGGCCTCCCTCCGGGCGGCCCCTACACCGTCACCGCCACCGCCGCCGGCTACACCACCGGCAGCGTCAGTGAAGTCACCACCGAGCTCGGCCGCGAAATCGACGTCAACCTCACCCTCAATTCCGAGATCGTGAAACTCGACGCCTTCAAGGTCACCGCCACGAACGACGACCTCGACTCCACCGCCAACGGCGCCGGCTCCGTCCTCACCGCCGCCCGCATGGCCGCCCAGCCCTCCGCCAAGCGCTCCATCGGCGACATGGCCCGCACCAATCCCCTCATCAGCTTCCGTCAGGCCATCACCGACCGCGACGACCAGATGATCACCGCCGTCGGCCAGAACAACCGCTACAACTCCATCCTCCTCGACGGCGCCCGCATCAACGACCAGTTCGGCCTCAACGCCTCCGGCATCCAGTCGTTCTTCAACCCGATCTCCCTCGACACCGTCGAACAGTTCTCGATCGCCATCTCGCCCTACGACGTCCGCAACAGCGGCTTCACCGGCGCCGCCATCAACGCCGTCACCAAATCCGGCACCAACAAGTTCTCCGGCTCGATCTACACCTACTACACCTCGAAGAACCTCGCCGGAAAAGACGTCTCCGGCACCTCCTCTGTGCCGATCGAAGGCATCAAGCCGCTCGACACGCAGAAAACCTGGGGCGCCACGCTCGGCGGCCCGATCTGGAAGGACCACCTGTTCTTCTTCCTCAACTACGAGAAGTTCGACCGCGAGTCCGCCGCCAGCGTCCCCGGCTTCACGCCGACCTCGACCGATCTCACGGCCATCAACACCCGCCTCGCCGCGATCAACACCGCCCTCGGCGCCAAGAAGGCCGACTTCGGCACCTTCGGCGGCTCCCCGCTGCAGACGCAGGAAGAAAAACGCCTCGGCAAGATCGACTGGCGCATCAACGCCGACCATCGCCTCTCCGTCCGCTACAACGAGACCAAGGGCACCCTCCCGCAGTTCGGCCGCTTCAGCACCACGAGCACCTTCGCCCCGTCGACCTCGCTCGTGAACACCGCCTCCCGCGGCACGAACCTCTCCTCGAACTTCTACACCCAGCAACGCACCGAAAAAGTCTGGGCCGGCACCCTCTTCTCCAGCTGGACGCCTGACCTCAAGACCGAGCTGCGCTACGCGAAGACTTCCTACGAGCAGCTCACCACCAGCCCGATCGCCTTCCCCGAAGTCCGCATCTTCGGCGTCTCCGGCATCAACAACGCCGGCACCGCGATCAACAACGGCGTCCTCTTCTTCGGCACCGAGCAGTTCCGCCACGGCAACATCATCCGCGTCGAGACCAAGAGCTACGCCGCGCACGCCGACTACTTCCTGAACAACCTCACGCTCTCCGCCGGCCTCGATCGCGAGAACAGCGACTTCTACAATCTCTTCCGCGCCGGCTCCTACGGCCTCTTCGAATACGCCGACATCAACGCGTTCCTCGCCGACACGCCGAACGCCTTCCGCCGCGAATACTACGTGCAAGGCACACCCGCCGCCGACGTCTCGCAGTTCGACATCACCGGCCTCTACGCCCAGGCGAAATGGGACGCGACCCCGCGCCTCAACTTCACCTTCGGCGTCCGCGAAGACCTCGTCGGCTCCAGCATCCGCCCGATCCTCAACACCGCGTTCCAGACCGCGTTCGGCACGCGCAACGACGGCCTGCCCGACGGCGTGACCGAATTCTCGCCGCGCGCCGGCTTCAACTGGTCGATCGACGACGCCCGCACCCTCCAGCTCCGCGGCGGCCTCGGCCGCTTCCTCGGCCGCGCGCCGTGGGTGTT
This region of Opitutia bacterium genomic DNA includes:
- a CDS encoding TonB-dependent receptor, which translates into the protein MKPKSPLLGRLLLPVFLFIAALGLVPSTLAQGIVSSGMTGAVTDKTGAPLAGATVVATHVPTNAVFTATTRTNGHFIFRGLPPGGPYTVTATAAGYTTGSVSEVTTELGREIDVNLTLNSEIVKLDAFKVTATNDDLDSTANGAGSVLTAARMAAQPSAKRSIGDMARTNPLISFRQAITDRDDQMITAVGQNNRYNSILLDGARINDQFGLNASGIQSFFNPISLDTVEQFSIAISPYDVRNSGFTGAAINAVTKSGTNKFSGSIYTYYTSKNLAGKDVSGTSSVPIEGIKPLDTQKTWGATLGGPIWKDHLFFFLNYEKFDRESAASVPGFTPTSTDLTAINTRLAAINTALGAKKADFGTFGGSPLQTQEEKRLGKIDWRINADHRLSVRYNETKGTLPQFGRFSTTSTFAPSTSLVNTASRGTNLSSNFYTQQRTEKVWAGTLFSSWTPDLKTELRYAKTSYEQLTTSPIAFPEVRIFGVSGINNAGTAINNGVLFFGTEQFRHGNIIRVETKSYAAHADYFLNNLTLSAGLDRENSDFYNLFRAGSYGLFEYADINAFLADTPNAFRREYYVQGTPAADVSQFDITGLYAQAKWDATPRLNFTFGVREDLVGSSIRPILNTAFQTAFGTRNDGLPDGVTEFSPRAGFNWSIDDARTLQLRGGLGRFLGRAPWVFFSNSFSNPGVGRFGITNTLTTATPPPSLVSYINNQFDPASPIGVAATDGDPNARRTINLLQDKIHLPAVMRGNLALDWKANALGGNFTVEYVYTKQDNALFSDNLNIKPLVVTGTSGPAIGLDGRQRFNFVVNPNGSISAGSNSAAAFNTAFNEVIRVRNVSEGASSYVTLMWDRPMKSHWAANVAFTKGRSTEAQSTGQTVAVDGWTRNAVFNQNAVEVSTSDFEVKDRLQLTLTREFEFLKNWKSYASLYYEGRTGNPYSFAYSNDLNTDGVSGNDLVYVPTGLSDSKMDFSGLTAAQAQAYVNYFANSELSKYAGSYAPRNKFNLPWQNRLDLRFSQKIPLYKPAELELFADFINFGYWLSRETFGYVEELGNNNGVYARRLAGSAAYNSTGQIKPSGVTLDAGGNYVPAEATVNPLASRWRIQVGARLRF
- a CDS encoding tetratricopeptide repeat protein, which encodes MAKPSAPSTPPPAQPSFWIPFLMVGIVGALLGSTVTYLALRPQLDRAARASAMPIAANASMPADINHAPPADLTAGMPPAQAERTLGNFYYDHQNWPEAIRRYESAIKQGSDDADIRTDLGNAYRFSGRPQDALTQYELAQRMNPQHEFSLFNQGGLYFEDLKNTPKAIETWTAYLARFPNGTNAANARNLIAQASGAPAPLMPGGTGPLGAPSQPSSPGQSPNDQRLFDLINGAPKKP
- a CDS encoding TolC family protein; its protein translation is MNLRRLALASTALLVSALGLAAQTAAPAPGSLTVDEAIKRALQRNFTLEAGRLSPQIAKDQIDIAQSTYLPNFSFSTSRGLSRTTQDGTTPGTKVKTGDTRFSVSEVFQTGTTASVSTKLDRTETSYFSAVNPAYNSDLTVSVRQPLLAGAGLEVNRAPIKRAQIGLERANLNYEASVLDIIQRTENAYYALAYAREQREVFKFSLALAERLLDEAKTRRQTGVATDLDVLQADVGVANARRSLLLSEQNVKDSEEALLALIGQFELDSVVGTVALPSAAPEIPTFASSYNAAKLHQPDYISAKLLLDQLQLDARVAKSNRLPDVSVGGAVGFNSYPSTRSYSSAVSSALDRDSNSWQVDLAVNLPWGQKADRARYRQALATVTQQEISVRSLEQTIEVQVRAAVRAVETNTESVKISAQARQLSEKQYELEQARFTAGLSTSRRVLEAQNDLETARVNELQAKVALRNSYTALYRLEGSALQRYGLTLQ
- a CDS encoding tryptophanase gives rise to the protein MHFKTIIEPFRIKAVEPIRFTTREQRVAALTVADYNLFKLRAEDVIIDLLTDSGTGAMSAAQWAGMMQGDESYAGARSFFKFESAAREITGLKHIIPTHQGRAAERILFSSACTSGQVVPNNTHFDTTRANLEALGVRAVDLRCAEATQPSLVAPFKGNIDLVALERCLTENAGRVPFAMITVTNNSGGGQPVALANIRDAAAICRRHDVPLILDCCRFAENAWFIKQREPGQHDRTPLEIAREMFSYADGCTMSAKKDGLVNIGGFLALNDDALAVKCRNNLILTEGFPTYGGLAGYDLEALAVGLREVLDEDYLRYRIRSVEYLGEKLTAAGVPIVQPTGGHAIYIDAKGMLPHIPQSEFPAWALSCALYLEGGVRSVEIGSVMFGRQPDGTEKPSPMELVRLAFPRRVYTQSHVDYLLEVILHVNSQKSRIRGVKIVEAPPLLRHFTARLAPVGGALLA